The genomic stretch TTTCCATGGCTGTAATTCATTACTTTCGATATGCCACAATTAGTTTAATGGGCAGTCCTGGAGTATCTGCATTTCACATTTGAAACGTTTCCTGGAGGTAAACCCCAAGAAGCCAGTAGCTGCCCATGTGCAAGACCATGGAGATGACACAGATGGCCTTGTGAAGAGTCCCCGGGTGGGAGCAAGAGACTTGAGATCTGGTCTCTTTTTTCTGAATGGCTTGGGCagatccctttctttttctggtcttGAGTTTTCCCATGGAAGGGGCAGTATCTCATGGCAGTCAAGACCCTGGGTGCTGGAATCAGACCCACGGAGTTCAGATCTCGGCCCTGCTTCTCTGTGTAACTTTAGGAAAGTGACTTAACCActgtgagcctcagtctcctcatctgtaaaatggggataataatatcatTTGCCATCCAGAGTTGAAATAATAATTCAGTGAATcaatacatataaagcactttGCACAGAGCCCTATGCTCAGCAACTTCTTGAGGTATCTTAGCTgtggatgataataataataaggatatgcaggagaaaggggaagaagaagagacagagattGTTTGACACTCCTGGGTGCCAAACTGGGGTTGTCATGAAGTTGAAGTGGAAAGAGGGAATATGGCTACTTTTGATATTTCAAAAAGCTTAATGGGACTCCCACATCTACTCACCCACAATAAAGCAACAAAGGACAATGAGAATGgcaattttctttgcttttggctGAAATTACATTAACCCCTTGGGGTAAACTAAAAGGCTTTAGAGTTAAATAGACCTGCACTCAGACCCCTAGCAGAGTGGATGATCTTGAATAAGGAGAGTAACGTCCAGACAGATAGACAGCCCCGATCTTGCAGGGCAGTTATGAGGATTAGGTGAGATAATGTATGGAACGCACTTAACAGGGGTCTGGAACAGAGTCGATAACTCAGCACGTGACAGCTACTATGGCTAATATCCTTCCTCAGCtactctgggcctcagcttcttcattggtaaaattaaaatcataccaCCTGCTttcctcattcaacaaatattttctgatccAAGTACTATGAATACAAAAATGTATTCACCAGACATAGCTCAGGGCCTCTCAGAACCCACATTTTAAAGTTGCTcattattcatccattcaacaaatatttttactgaaCATTTAGTATGTAACAGGCTGCATAATGGGATTTAGAGATACAATGGTTAGTAAAACAGACTTAATCCCCAATTATCTACAGAATTATAGCCTGGAGAAGATGTAATAAACAAAGTAGTGAAATGTCTAGCATACAGTAGCTGCTCAATGAATAAAAGTTATCTGGGTGCTAATCAGAAACTTTGTATGTGTCACTTTGGGAAACTTAGATCACCAAAATGTTGAAAATTAATGATTTCTTAACACATGAAATTTCTTTGGTAGATggagtcttttaaaatatgaggGGAGTGCAAagtaaatgaaacatttaaatatacacttaaaacACGTATaggatctgtatgctgaaaactacaaaatgctgatcAGAGAAAACCTAAATCAATGGTAAggcataccatgttcatggatcggAAGATACAACATAGTAAAGATGACAGTTCTCCCCCAAGAGATCTgtaggtttaatgcaattcctgtcAAAATTCCAGCTagcaaggttttgttttgttttgtttttgtagacatagacatcttattctaaagtttatatggaaaggcttAGGCCTTAGAAGTGCTGAAAATAATCTTGACAAAGAACAAAGTGGGAGAAATCACTCTACTCAATATTAAGGCTTACTGTATAGTTATAATCAGGACAGTTGGTGTTGGTGTGGGGATCAgtacatagatcaatgaaacagagtagagaaccagaaatagacccactcAAATACGTTCAgcttatttttgacaaagatgcaaaagaaattcaaaggagaaatgaaacaattttcaacaaatggtgctgtagCAAATGGACACCCACaggcaaaaaaatgaaccttgatccAAACTtgacaccttatacaaaaattaactccaaacaTATCATGGACTAGAAGGTGAagcataaaactataaaactttttaaaaataggagaaaattgggcttccctggtggcgcagtggttgagaatctgcctgccaatgcaggggacacgggttcgagccctggtctgggaagatcccacatgccgcggagcagctaggcccatgagccacagctactgagcctgcgcgtctggagcctgtgctccgcaacaagagaggccgcgatagtgagaggcccgcgcaccgcgatgaagagtggcccccgcttgccacaactagagaaagcccttgcacagaaacgaagacccaacacagccaaaaattaattaattaattaattaatttaaaaaggaaaaaaaaaagaaaaataggagaaaatcttctgCTTCTAGGGCTAGTGAAGAgttcttagatttgacaccaaaacccatgattcacaaaagaaaaaaattggtaagttgaacatcaacaaaattaaaaccttttcctCTGCAAAAGTCCATGTGAAGCAGATGAagagacaagctacagactgcgagaaaatatttacaaaccatacATCCATCTAGtatctgaaatatacaaagaactctcaacGCTTAACTGTAAAAAAaccaatccaattagaaaatgagcagaagatgTGAACAGACGTTTCACTGAGGAGGagatacagatggcaaaaaagcacatgagaagatgttcaacataattagatatcaaaaaaatgcaaatccaaaccacaataagatatcactatATACCTactaaaatgtctaaaataaataatgaaaacaccAATGCTAGGGAGTATGAGGAGAGACTGTATTGTTCCTatattgctgatgagaatgtaaaatggtacagccactctaggAAATAGTTTGACAGTGTCTTATAAAATTATCATGCAATTACCACATAATCCAGCAATTGTCCCCTTACacatcccagagaaataaaaacttaggttcacacaaaaacctgtactggtatacctcggagatattggttccagaccaccacaataaagtgaatatcataataaagtgagtcacacacaatttttttgctttctcagcacacataaaagttatgtttacactatactgtagtctattaaatgtgcaatagcattatgtctaaaatgaTGTGCATAccctaattaaaaatactttattgctaaaaatgctaaccatcatctgagccttcagggagttgtggtagtaatatcaaagatcactgatcacagatcaccgtaacaaacataataatagtgaaaaaatttgaaatatggcaagaattaccaaaatgtgacacagagacgtgaaatgagcaaatgctgctgGGAAATGCTGTTGCTCCACGCAGGGCTACCACAAAAGTTCAGTTTGTAAAAAAGGCAGTATCTacgaagtgcaataaaacaaggtgtgcCTATACAAGAAAGCCCATGTTAGCTTTACTCATAaaagccaaaacctggaaacagcccagatgtctGTCTTTCAGTGGGTGGCCGGTAAACTGTGGCACATCCCTGCCATGAAATACTACACAAAAAGAAAGAGGGACAAACTACCGATGCAGGATAATCGGGATGAATTGccagggaattatgctaagtacCAAAAAGCCAGTCTCCAAAGGTCACAGACTATTTGATTCCATTGATACgacatttttgaaaagataaaattttagaaatagacaacagatcagtggttgccaggaattAGAGACagtggtggcggggggggggggggggatgggcgggggggggaagggagggggcggggatCAAACAGCAACACAGAACCCTGTGGTTTGGGAATTCTTCTGTATCGTGACTGTAGTGGTGGATACCCAAATCTAGCCATGTGACAGAATTATTTagaattaaatacacacacaaatgaatacaAGTGGAACTGGGGAGATTTTAATAAGATTGATAGATTGTATCCATGGCAAGAGCCTATGTTACCATCAGTGGAAACTGAGTAAAGGGTACCCAGCATCTCCTACActgtttcttacaactgcatgtgaatctacaattatctcaataaactcagttaaaaatattctattgtttttttatttaaagacttgcatcttataaaacaaaattgaaaagagaagaaaaaggatcAGAAAAATCACCATCCTGAAATAAAATCTTTCGGTGTATTTCTTTCTGGcctttgttttttacatttatatgaaaaacaAGTTGGGGCTAAACACCAGGGTGGTGCAGAATGGGGGCCTGACTGTCCCCACCTTCTGTGACATCAGAACTCATGGCTTGAGAGATGCTTGGTGACCAGAGGCCGGGGAGGTGAGGGTACCCTGTTCCACCCAGGCAGCCGGACCTGAGATCATGGTGATCCAACAGGTGGGCAGCAGGGGGCGAGTGGCCGCTGAGAGAAGGGGAGGTCACTCTGAGGACAAGAAACAGGTGAGGCCAGACCAGGTGTACATGGCTTTCCTCCCATGTGGACTCCATTGGACACTCCAGGCAGACTGTAAGGCCCTCAAAGTCAGGAACGGGCTTTCAGCCCGACTCTCCCTAGAGCCCAACCTGGTGGAACGCAGCAGGGCTCAGGAGCTTCTTCTAGAAGTCATTACTGACACTCTTATTTAATTCTCCACACTGCCAGCAGAAGGTATGCTCCAGGAGGGCTGGGATTTTTATTTAGCTTCCTGCTGTATTcctagtgcctagaatagtggTTGGTACATAACaggtgctgaatgaatgaatgaatgaaccgaAATAAATAGGATAATACACCTGAATTGGAGAGGTCCTGGAGCTTTTGTTCTTAGGGCTGAAATTCAAACCTCACATAGGATTTTgtcaaaatggaaaatgttagcACTTATGTGCACAGCCTGGTGTTTCTACCCCTCTCTCTTTCATGACATTCCCGAGAAGCAACTATTAGCAACCTCATTCACAAATGGGTAAGCTGAGGTCGGAAAGGCAAAAGGCCAGACAGCAGGGACATactgggatttgaagccagggcCATCTGATTCCAGAACCCTTAGCAAGGTGACCCTGCACTCCACTGCCTGCCAGGTGGAGAACTGAGGGAAGGATGtaaaaggaggctgggaaggtcATCTGGGCCTTGCACACCGTGGAAAGGGGTGGTATTTTATCGCAGAGCGATACATGACTGACCTATATATGTTTTCAAAAGATTTGTTCACTCATACATTTATACACGTTCCAATGCTTCCTTTACGCTGGACTTTGCGGGGCTCCCATTATGCTGCAGCTTTTGCTAAAAAAGTGTCCCACGAATCTCAAACCCCAGGAATGCTCCTTttagaaaagtcatttaaaatgttctgtggtttgggaaatgctgataCCCTCGTTCCCTTCTTGGAGATTTACACAGCTCGTTCACATAATGAAGGCTCTGACAAGTCCTGCAGCAAGGAAATCCACATAACTTTGTTTACCACAGCATTTCCCAAATCAATTCGATGACAGAGTCCCCACCTTGCCTTTTTGAAAGACCTTTCAGCATATATCAAAATCCACtgtacaggtgaagaaactgaggctcagagagaagaaaTGATTTGGCTCAGGCCCCACAACAGCACAAGAGAAGGACTAAAACTCAATCTTAGCCCCTGTTCCCTGCCTTTATCTccaccctgcacacacacacacacacaaaatagcaGCAAGTGTGCTGGTGACGACAGCATCCTGTAAAGCACATTGACAGAGGAGtggttaaagaaatagaagagctTTCAGACCACAGAATGTTCATCAGCCATTATAAAGAATGAGTCAGTTCTATGTGTCTTAGATAAAGAGAGTCTCAGGGAATAttgttaagaaatttaaaaagtgccCTAATCTGAAGTGTACTATGATTTCACATTGGGTGTCCACACCCAGGCAGTTGCTACCCAGATCAAGCTATAGAGCATGTCCAAGGTTCCTCCAAGGCCCCCCCCAGCTCACACTCCATAACCACGATTCTGAGTTCTATCATCACAGATAAGTTTTGTATGTCCCTGAATTTCATGGGAATGGAAGCAAACAGTGTGTCCCTTcatgactggcttttttcactcctAGTGTGTGTGAGAGACTCAGTCACGTCGCTgctatgtaattaatttttacttttttttttaagttaataataatatagttgttagtatatatttttgaaaagctaTCCAGGGAAGAGACAAATTATGCAAATCTCTTATCTTCTTTGTTTGTGGTAGCCAGTCTAAATCTTGCTTCACAAAGACAGGTGCAtaagaaatgtattatttcaagTCAGATTAAATCTGGCTCAGCCCACATCCGGTGAGTTGGGGGGAAAGTCAGTGTCGGTCACTACTGTGTCCGCCTTAATCCTCTCTCCACTTTTGTTTGCCCCTGACACCATCACTGTCCCAACTCACACTGTCTGTTGAAAGCAGGTGTCTCTGAATTCCCTGTGCTAAGACCTCCCAGCCACACCACGAGGCCACCCAGGAGAGGGTACCGGGCTCCTCCCAGACTCAGATTCCCCCTCTACCTTCTCCCATCTCTCCAAAAGGCTCTCAGTTTTCTCCCCTCCTGATCCTGGCACACCCATCAGAATCTCCTAAATGGTCTTGGACTGACCCAAGCTCTAGGGAGCAATGTTGTCTTCAGGCAGCCGTTTCATTCCTGCACCCAAACCCCAAGAGGTAGACTTCCAATTGCAGCCTTAACACAGTCACTGGGGCTAAACTAGCCCTCCCATTCATTGTAAGCAGCCATGAAattgacaaaataaatgaagcaactaCTATTTTCCGGTGAGGGCAACAGACAGCACAAAAGTGCAATCcctgagaaaagaaaactggtgATTGCCTCAACTCTTTCCCGACGACGGCTGCACCAAGAGTTAGAGGGCGAACAGAGCCCAGCAGTCCTGCTGAGCTGCAGAGAGTCTGCGCAACTGAATCAGCTGGACTCCGTAGGACAAGGcattggagaggaagaagagctgTGTGTTGAGAGGATCCCGAAAGCCCAGGCGGGGATCTCCGTGACTTCTTGGCTGTGGGCTGCACGCAAAGGATTAGATTACCCACGGCTTACCAGACAGCAGCTGCTATGGGGTTTAGAGCAGAGATACTGGAAGTCCAGCAGTGCTGGAGGTGGATGGAATTCTGATCCAGCTAGAACCATGAAACTCCTTAAGATCCCAGGCATCCATTTGAGAgcacacatatatgtacagacatacacacacacatatatattctatatcCATACAATATAATATTACTCATCAATAACCTCGAACATGAAAACATGGAGACATCTCAGAAGCATTACGTTGAGTAAAAGTAGCTCAACAAAAAAGGATATAATATATGGTTTCATTGATGTGCAGTTACAGAACAGGCAAAACGGCTCCACAGTGACAGAGAGCAGATGAGTGGTTCCCtatggcgggggggtgggggggacggtGGTAAAGAGGGAGTTGGCCGCAAAAGCACATAAAGGAACTTTctaggatgatggaaatgttctacatctagATTGGAGTGGTAGTCCACAAGCATAgacatctgtcaaaactcatcaaactgtgcatgtaaaatgtgcattttattgtatgtgaattatacctcaataaagtcaACTCCttttaaagatcatttaaaagaaaaaatgcaaaagtgAGGCAAGGCATGAGAATAGAGGTGGGGCTTCCTTCTcagcagggagaaaggagggaaaacagCAATGAAATGGCAGTAAGTTGCCATGTTATCTAATTCTGCAATATTTGCGGGTTTTGTAGTAAGTACACGTGACTTAGATAATTAGAAAAAAGTTAAGCTCTAACCATGATCTTATAGCAGCCCCATGCCTAGCCCTCTGTGAGGGAAGCAGGGATGCACGTATATACCCTCCAGAAAttcacctccttcctccttctcttcttgcCCCCAGACACTGTTGGCGTTGCTGATCTTGGTGCTATATGCGGGCACACAAATATCAGGTGAGCATTCTGGAATCTGAGGAGGGAGGAGCCAAGTCCACACGGAGTCAGGAGCATATTCTGGAGATGGCTGCATGCCAAGGGGGCCTCCACAGCTTGCCTTCTCCCATCCTCTTCATCCCATTGGGATGATCAACCGAGTTTATTCCAACCCACTCTCCTTTACCTTATTAAGAGGTGGTGTCTGTGCCTGTTTCAGGAAGAAGTTGGGAGGTGTCAGAAAGAATCAGAGAATGTAACTACGCCCGGAATCCTATGACTTCCCAGGTAACATATTCAAGAAGGTACTGAGGGACGTCAAGCTTGGCTGAGGAAATCtgagaaggcttcccagaggtgtCATTGATGGGTCTCGGCCGGGTGGAGAAGGTGGGGATGGGTACTTTGGGCAGAAGGAAAGCATTGCAAAGGCTCGGGGAACTTTTAGAAACCAGCGGCAAGAGAGGGTCTACATGAAAAGGCTCAAGATGCAATGTGAGTGTCTGCCTTTCAGGTGTTTGAATACCAGACCAATGACCCTTCAGAAGAGCCAATCAAGGTCATCAGGACCTGGTTGAAGGAGAACTTGCGTGTTTTCGTGGAGAAGCTAGAGAAAGAGGTGCGAGACCTGGAACAGCTGGTGCGAGACGTAGAACAGCTGGTGCGGGACCTGGAGGAGTGGCTGGATGTCCTCCTGGGAGACGGGTACCCAGAAGAGCCCTGCGCCACCCTCAAAAATCACTTGtgaggggccagggctgggaccTGGGCAGGAGGCCAAGTGGAAGGGGGCAAAGATTCCCAGGGGTTCCTCTAAGTAGGGCTGAGCTGTGACGCTTGAAGTTTAAGGCagccaagaaaataaagtagTTGAGACACAGAGAACTCTGTTGTCACCACTGCTGGTCCATGAAAGCTGAAATCAGGTCAGGAAGACACCAGGCTCTGCTGAGACACCATCACAGGGTTACACTGAGGATCAAACGTGTATATATCGTGTacatctggcatatagtaggtaccTGATAAACAGTTCTTCCTTTTTcacattcctttttccttcctccttggaAGTCAGCAGGAGGATGCTGGGTCTAGAGTATACAGATAGTATGTGGCAACTCAACCTTCTGACACTGCTGGTAGAAGCGTAAGTTTCCAGAACCcttctggagggcaatttggtGAGAGCTATCAAATTCACAAATGCATTTATCCCTTGACCCAGCAATCAACTTCAGCGATTTAtcatatgtatcaatatatgcACATTGTGAAGTTACATACTTTGCTtctaatagcaaaaaaaaaaaaggaacaatccAAATGAAAATGACATCAGTAGGGCATTGGTAAGTACATCCAAACAATGAGATACCCTGTAgctatgaaagagaaagaagaggaggctTTCCTACTGATATGGAAAAGCCTGAAAGATATGTtgttaaatgaaacaaatgagTCCATATTTTATTGTTGATGATGAAGTTGTGATTGAATATGCATAAAAACTCTAGATGGATACAAAACAGGGGGAGCTTGAAGGGAGTCGAACTGGGGCAAATTTATGGCAAGGACGGTAGGGAAATTCCATTGTTTACTTTTCACACTTTCCTATTTTCAAACTATGTGAATGTTTTgcctattcaaatattttttttaataaaattacctATTATTTTGCTTGCAGGCAAGGACTGGAATACAGTGTATACAAGCAAAAATAACAATATCACTATGATGAAATTATgagtgacttttaatttttttctttttggccatgctgcacggcacagcttgtgggatcttagttccctaaccagggatcgaacctgtgccccctgcagtggaagcacagagtcctaaccactggacaaccagggaattccctaatttttttaaaatagtgccaAGAGAAAACCTCtctcttttgattattttcattaaGCAATGAGAATGCTTGTCTAggattttccctttttcccttgaCTTCCAGGAAACTCAAGAGTTCATTTGTCCATTATAGGAATTATATTAGCCTCACTTCTTTAGGttatttatttccccttcttatgacttttttgttttttattttaatggaattgtTATATATCTGCCAATTATTAGGACCACCTCAAATCTTTCAAAAGTCATGAGGGTTCCAGTTAAAATAATCTCAGAGGATATCTGACTTACAGGGAACGTCACAGCAATCCGTTTGCCAGAAGGAATGAATCAATTGTCATTTGGGTTGGAAAAAGTCTTTGCAAGTTTTGGTCACAATTTGCCTGGGGGTGGGAACCAGAAtctgttttttctcatttgcagCTATTTCAGCAAGAGTTCTACAGGAAGGGGTTGATTGATATTTCCTGGTGTTCATGTTTACTATTACCATACAAGTTGTAGTTATAAATCCAAAATCATGTATATCATGTATGTTCTATGGGTACTTTAAAGGGTTCTCAGGCGTAAATTTGACAATATACAATATACAATTTAGCCTAAGACACACTTTAGACTTTAAACCAAGTTGTAATTCTACTGTATCtgtaatacatatgtatgtgtttatataatacttatatattatatgtacttatatattttgttatatataaaagACAGTTTAgatgtttatatatgtaatttgggggatacatgaaaaaaaagaaagcagagcctAGATCCTTGAGGAATGGGACCACCCCCGTGGATATTACCAGAGCCTTTGAGGAGTTAGTCCCCTGAAAGCTCTTGGATGCCactcatcctcccctcccccccccccacacacaaagtGCCTAATAGGGACCCAATGACAGTGGTTACTGTTGGTTTCCTGCCTTGTGAACCCATAAAGAACAGCGAGCCCTTCAGGGTGGCTCAGGCCATGAGGCCCAACAAGGGAACCGGGATCTCACAGGAATAGAGAGCATATCACGACATGGGATGGTGGAGACTGGAACAGGAAGGTCTTTATGAACCCAAGGTATCCACCAAGGCACTCCAGGAGCCCTCGCTGCAAGAATCTGGGTTCTCTCCAGTGTTCCACCTTTGCCTTGCCTTTCTCCGGGTCTCTGCTTCCCTGTGTGTGACTACTCCATCTCTTCTGTTTCCAGTGGCTTCCTTGCCCTCCACTCTGTGTATCCCTTCTTGAGCTCCACGCTTCTGCTTCTGAATCCTCATAACTCTGATTCAGTCCTAGTCTCACAGGCCTCTCTCTTCCTCACGACTTTCTAACTTTCTATTGACCATGTGATTCTGCCCATACTTCCCAGGTCAAACTCTAGGCGGAGTGGATGGGATACAATTGGCCCATCTCATTCACTGGAGCTTCTGGTGctgagccaggctctgtgccaggcagccTTTGGATTGAGTGAGCTTGGGGAGGATCACGTGCTCCAGGACAGAGATGCTCATACAAGAAACAGCCTGGGCCCCTTCCTGACAAGAGGCTTTGGACCACATGTGATGACCGGATTTACATTTCCCAATGGGGTCAAAACATGGCAGAGAGGGTGACGGCAACCTTTGTACCTGGAGCCCCAAGAATCTATATCAGAGAAGCAGAATTGTGTGAGACAAACATTCAAAGGCTGAACACAATTGCTGAGAATGAGTTGGGAGGGGCTTGACCACCAGAACCACATAGATGCATGGGGAAGCTCAAATAGAGAAGATTTAACTCTCTGCCTTCACTTCCTGGgtgtgaaaaatacaaatgacacACTTAAAAATAAGAGTATGACTACCTTCTATAACTTTGAAGTCTTATAATTTGAATGATTTTAGCAAAATGTTGCCCAGTAAACCTATGAAGGGGCCCACTTTCATATCTACAGAGTGGATTTCCCTTGAGAAGAGAAAAAGTCTTTTGCTTAAGAAGGCAACtctacatttctccaaagaagacatacagatagccaacagtcacatgaaaaaatgctcaacatcactaattattagagaaatgcaaatcaaaactacaatgaggtaccacctcacactggtcagaatggccatcgtcaaaaagtctacaaataataaa from Balaenoptera musculus isolate JJ_BM4_2016_0621 chromosome 3, mBalMus1.pri.v3, whole genome shotgun sequence encodes the following:
- the SMIM23 gene encoding small integral membrane protein 23 → MVIQQVGSRGRVAAERRGGHSEDKKQTLLALLILVLYAGTQISGRSWEVSERIRECNYARNPMTSQVFEYQTNDPSEEPIKVIRTWLKENLRVFVEKLEKEVRDLEQLVRDVEQLVRDLEEWLDVLLGDGYPEEPCATLKNHL